The following proteins are co-located in the Microcystis wesenbergii NRERC-220 genome:
- the rfbB gene encoding dTDP-glucose 4,6-dehydratase, whose protein sequence is MTTENQARSIVITGGAGFIGSNFVHHWCENYPEDRVIVLDALTYAGNLNNLATLKDRKNFRFLQGDICDRALVDELFAGENIDTVAHFAAESHVDRSILGPGAFVQTNVVGTFTLLESFRQHWLSNHQPDNYRFLHVSTDEVYGSLGVDDPAFTETTPYAPNSPYSASKAGSDHLARAYFHTYGMPTIITNCSNNYGSYHFPEKLIPLMCINILLGKPLPVYGDGQNVRDWLYVRDHCQALDTVIHKGKVGETYNIGGNNEVKNIDLVRMLCELMDELAPDLPVKPARNLITFVKDRPGHDRRYAIDATKIRTELGWQPQETVEGGLRKTIQWYLDHRDWWQPLLSKEYQEYYGKVYG, encoded by the coding sequence ATGACGACGGAAAATCAAGCTAGAAGCATAGTAATTACTGGTGGAGCAGGATTTATCGGCTCGAATTTTGTTCATCATTGGTGCGAGAATTATCCTGAGGATCGTGTAATTGTTCTTGATGCTCTTACCTACGCGGGCAATTTGAATAATTTAGCGACACTGAAAGATAGAAAGAATTTTCGTTTTCTGCAAGGGGATATCTGCGATCGAGCTTTAGTTGATGAATTATTTGCCGGTGAAAATATCGATACAGTTGCCCATTTTGCCGCCGAATCCCATGTGGATCGATCGATTCTTGGACCTGGGGCTTTTGTGCAAACTAATGTGGTGGGAACTTTTACTCTATTAGAAAGTTTTCGGCAACATTGGTTAAGTAATCATCAACCCGATAACTATCGTTTTCTGCACGTTTCCACCGATGAGGTTTATGGCAGTTTAGGAGTAGATGATCCGGCTTTTACCGAAACTACTCCCTATGCTCCTAATAGTCCCTATTCTGCCTCAAAAGCGGGGAGTGATCATCTAGCGAGAGCTTATTTTCATACCTACGGAATGCCGACAATTATTACTAATTGCTCTAATAATTATGGTTCCTACCATTTCCCAGAAAAGTTAATTCCTTTGATGTGTATTAATATTCTTTTGGGTAAACCTTTACCTGTTTATGGTGATGGTCAAAATGTTCGAGATTGGTTATATGTGCGGGATCATTGTCAAGCTTTAGATACAGTTATTCACAAAGGAAAAGTGGGAGAAACCTATAATATTGGCGGAAATAACGAGGTAAAAAATATCGATTTAGTCAGGATGTTATGTGAGTTAATGGATGAATTAGCTCCCGATTTACCCGTGAAACCCGCTCGGAATTTAATTACTTTTGTCAAGGATCGGCCCGGACACGATCGCCGGTATGCTATTGATGCCACTAAAATTCGCACCGAATTAGGTTGGCAACCTCAAGAAACCGTAGAGGGG
- a CDS encoding cation diffusion facilitator family transporter, whose product MAVLKDNRATVQKVLWITLLLNILVMAIKAGVGLRIGALSLQADALHSVTDSANNVLGLVAMRFSSPYPDRDHPYGHLKYEAIGALAIAAFLGIACFEILQGAVMSIIKGGKPVEIAGPELWLLIIVLGVNIFVTYYERSVGQRVGSAILIADARHTMSDVWVTITVLLGLVGVWVGNTANIPQLQWLDVILSFPVAFLVFSSGWKVLMENLPLLVDEMAIAPEVIHQIVMQVPGVLNCHAIASRGVVGRQVFIEMHLVVSAQDVETAHRITEAVEARLTQQFSPVRILIHVEPPDYRSDQITFDEEV is encoded by the coding sequence GTGGCTGTTTTAAAAGATAATCGGGCTACCGTCCAAAAAGTTCTTTGGATCACCCTGCTGCTGAACATTTTGGTTATGGCGATCAAAGCGGGGGTGGGTTTGAGAATTGGTGCTTTAAGTCTGCAAGCGGATGCTCTCCATAGTGTCACCGATAGTGCTAATAATGTCTTGGGATTAGTAGCGATGCGGTTTTCCTCTCCCTATCCCGATCGAGATCATCCCTACGGACATCTGAAATACGAAGCGATCGGAGCTTTAGCGATCGCCGCATTTTTGGGGATTGCCTGTTTTGAAATCTTGCAAGGGGCGGTCATGAGTATTATCAAAGGAGGCAAACCCGTCGAGATTGCAGGTCCTGAGTTATGGCTATTAATTATCGTTTTAGGGGTGAATATTTTTGTCACCTATTATGAAAGATCCGTGGGGCAGCGTGTCGGTAGTGCGATTTTGATTGCCGATGCTCGTCATACCATGAGTGATGTGTGGGTGACAATTACGGTTTTATTGGGTTTAGTCGGGGTTTGGGTGGGCAATACGGCTAATATTCCCCAATTACAATGGTTAGATGTGATTTTGTCCTTTCCCGTCGCTTTTTTGGTGTTTAGCAGTGGTTGGAAAGTCCTGATGGAGAATTTACCTTTGTTAGTGGATGAAATGGCGATCGCTCCTGAGGTGATTCATCAAATTGTGATGCAGGTGCCGGGGGTGCTTAATTGTCATGCGATCGCATCTCGGGGAGTGGTGGGAAGACAGGTATTTATAGAAATGCACCTAGTTGTCTCCGCTCAAGATGTGGAAACTGCTCACAGGATCACGGAAGCGGTAGAAGCAAGATTAACCCAACAATTTAGCCCTGTGAGAATTTTAATTCACGTTGAACCGCCGGATTATCGTTCCGATCAGATCACTTTTGATGAAGAAGTGTGA
- the purQ gene encoding phosphoribosylformylglycinamidine synthase subunit PurQ, with the protein MKFGIIVFPGSNCDRDVATVTEGIFRQPTRYVWHQETDLGDLDVIVVPGGFSYGDYLRCGAIARFSPAMKTVREEAEKGKLVLGICNGFQVLTEIGLLPGALIRNRDLHFICDRVPVKVENNQSVWTRGYQPQQVLNLPIAHGEGRYYGAEDTLKSLEDNGQILFRYCTPTGEANESGNPNGSLNNIAGITNKAGNVLGMMPHPERAADRMLNLTDGSLLFQELINCC; encoded by the coding sequence ATGAAGTTTGGGATTATTGTTTTCCCCGGATCGAATTGCGATCGAGATGTGGCAACGGTGACGGAGGGGATTTTTCGGCAACCCACCCGCTATGTTTGGCATCAAGAGACGGATCTAGGGGATTTGGATGTGATCGTGGTGCCGGGGGGATTTAGTTACGGCGATTATTTGCGCTGTGGTGCGATCGCTCGGTTTTCACCAGCGATGAAAACTGTCCGAGAAGAAGCCGAAAAAGGTAAATTAGTTTTAGGCATCTGTAACGGTTTTCAGGTATTAACGGAAATCGGACTGCTACCCGGTGCGTTAATTCGCAATCGCGATTTACATTTTATCTGCGATCGAGTGCCGGTAAAAGTGGAAAATAATCAATCTGTCTGGACGCGAGGCTATCAACCGCAACAGGTGCTTAATTTGCCGATTGCTCACGGAGAAGGGCGTTATTATGGCGCAGAAGATACGTTAAAATCTCTGGAGGATAACGGACAAATTCTCTTTCGTTACTGTACTCCCACAGGAGAGGCAAATGAGTCAGGGAATCCCAACGGTTCGTTAAATAATATTGCAGGAATTACCAATAAAGCAGGAAATGTGCTAGGAATGATGCCTCATCCCGAACGCGCCGCCGATCGGATGCTCAATTTGACCGATGGGAGTCTGTTATTTCAGGAGTTGATCAATTGTTGTTGA
- the purS gene encoding phosphoribosylformylglycinamidine synthase subunit PurS, with the protein MPKNYQCCIYVTLRPSVLDPAGTAVESGLKQLGYDTVAGVRIGKYIELTVTAADETSARAQLAQMCDQLLANPVIENYRFDLHCQEIGDRD; encoded by the coding sequence ATGCCAAAAAATTATCAGTGCTGTATTTATGTTACCCTGCGCCCCTCGGTGCTCGATCCGGCGGGTACGGCGGTAGAGTCGGGATTAAAGCAATTAGGTTATGATACTGTGGCCGGGGTGCGAATTGGTAAGTATATTGAGCTTACCGTGACAGCAGCGGACGAAACCAGCGCTCGCGCTCAATTGGCTCAAATGTGCGATCAACTATTGGCTAATCCTGTAATTGAAAATTATCGCTTTGATTTGCATTGTCAGGAGATAGGGGATAGGGATTAG
- a CDS encoding Fur family transcriptional regulator codes for MKSQRTRSQERIIHLLKTLNRAVSAQELFVELRQRDQNMGLATVYRALESLKLQGAVQVRTLATGESLYSSAQQDQHHLTCIHCGRSIVFNECPVHELEEKLEKSHQFKVYYHTLEFFGLCDRCQPS; via the coding sequence ATGAAATCCCAACGCACCCGATCGCAAGAGCGCATTATCCACTTACTCAAAACCTTAAATCGGGCAGTATCCGCTCAAGAATTGTTTGTGGAACTCCGTCAGCGTGACCAAAATATGGGGTTAGCCACTGTTTACCGCGCCCTAGAATCCCTAAAACTACAGGGTGCAGTGCAGGTGAGAACCCTAGCCACAGGAGAATCCCTCTACAGTTCCGCTCAGCAGGATCAACACCATCTTACCTGTATTCATTGCGGTCGGTCTATCGTCTTTAATGAGTGTCCCGTTCACGAATTGGAAGAAAAACTCGAAAAATCCCACCAATTCAAGGTTTATTACCACACTCTCGAATTTTTTGGACTTTGCGATCGCTGTCAACCCAGTTAA
- the accD gene encoding acetyl-CoA carboxylase, carboxyltransferase subunit beta, with translation MSLFDWFANRQKTEPKVQQQQEREIADGLWTKCPNCGVLAYTKDLLANQLVCLDCGHHNRVESEERIRQLVDANTWNCLDEQIRPTDPLKFRDRKSYSDRLRETQEKTGLTDAVRTGTGTIDGLPLALGVMDFRFMGGSMGSVVGEKLCRLTECATDESLPLVIICASGGARMQEGMLSLMQMAKISGALNRHREAKLLYIPVLTNPTTGGVTASFAMLGDIIIAEPKATIGFAGKRVIEQTLREKLPEGFQTSEYLLKHGFVDAIVPRTHLKKTLAQLISLHQPFFPLLSPLNSHHHYSQPELIPLKTVQGQTTV, from the coding sequence ATGTCTCTATTTGATTGGTTTGCAAATCGCCAAAAAACAGAACCCAAGGTTCAACAACAACAGGAACGAGAAATAGCCGATGGTTTATGGACAAAATGCCCAAATTGCGGCGTTTTGGCCTATACGAAGGATTTATTAGCTAATCAACTGGTTTGTCTCGATTGCGGTCATCATAATCGGGTGGAAAGTGAAGAAAGAATTCGCCAGTTAGTCGATGCTAATACTTGGAATTGCCTCGATGAACAGATTCGACCGACGGATCCGCTCAAATTTCGCGATCGGAAAAGTTATAGCGATCGCCTGCGGGAAACCCAAGAAAAAACCGGTCTGACGGATGCTGTCCGAACGGGAACGGGGACGATCGATGGTTTACCCTTAGCTTTAGGGGTGATGGACTTCCGTTTTATGGGGGGTAGCATGGGATCGGTGGTGGGAGAAAAACTCTGTCGTTTGACGGAATGCGCTACCGATGAAAGTTTACCCCTGGTGATTATCTGCGCTTCTGGCGGGGCGAGAATGCAGGAAGGAATGTTAAGTTTAATGCAGATGGCCAAGATTTCTGGCGCTCTTAACCGGCATCGGGAGGCAAAATTACTCTATATTCCCGTCTTGACTAATCCCACCACGGGGGGAGTCACGGCCAGTTTTGCCATGTTGGGAGATATTATTATCGCCGAACCAAAGGCTACTATCGGTTTTGCTGGTAAACGGGTAATTGAACAGACTTTGCGCGAGAAATTACCGGAAGGTTTCCAAACATCGGAATACCTATTAAAACACGGGTTTGTCGATGCGATCGTTCCCCGTACCCATCTCAAGAAAACCCTGGCCCAATTAATTAGTTTACATCAGCCCTTTTTTCCCTTGTTATCCCCCCTCAACAGCCATCATCACTACAGTCAACCGGAGTTAATCCCTCTTAAAACAGTCCAGGGCCAAACAACAGTTTAA
- a CDS encoding prepilin peptidase, with protein sequence METLFHLVTFAFVFAFGASVGSFLNVVIYRLPKGISLVYPPSHCPKCHHRLGKSENIPVFGWLWLGGRCRWCKTPIPVRYPAVETFTGLLFCLVLGDFSFSWQTLGYWILLSWLLALALIDFDTMTLPNSLTQSGLVLGIVFQTLLGWQNNQTVIYLFSAIASAVLGVWLFDLIRWGGSFALGQQAMGGGDAKLAAMIGAWLGWQALLVTAFLACAIGAAIGMTGIFMGKMAKKQAIPFGPFLALGALMSVFWSDKIISAYQTIFFPFL encoded by the coding sequence ATGGAAACCCTCTTTCATCTAGTTACTTTTGCCTTTGTCTTCGCTTTTGGTGCCTCGGTGGGCAGTTTTTTAAACGTGGTCATCTATAGATTACCTAAGGGGATATCTCTAGTTTATCCCCCTTCCCACTGTCCGAAATGTCACCATAGGTTAGGTAAAAGCGAGAATATACCTGTTTTCGGCTGGTTATGGCTAGGGGGTCGCTGTCGCTGGTGTAAAACCCCGATTCCTGTCCGTTATCCAGCCGTCGAAACTTTTACCGGTTTGTTATTTTGTCTGGTTTTAGGAGATTTTAGCTTTTCTTGGCAGACCCTCGGCTATTGGATTCTCCTCAGTTGGTTATTAGCTTTAGCTTTGATCGATTTTGACACGATGACGCTTCCCAACTCCCTCACCCAATCGGGATTAGTTTTAGGGATAGTTTTCCAAACTCTTTTAGGTTGGCAAAATAATCAAACTGTTATCTATCTCTTTTCAGCGATCGCTAGTGCGGTTTTAGGAGTCTGGTTATTTGATCTGATCCGGTGGGGGGGGAGTTTTGCCCTCGGACAACAGGCCATGGGGGGAGGAGATGCGAAATTAGCGGCCATGATCGGCGCTTGGTTAGGATGGCAAGCATTATTAGTCACCGCTTTTCTGGCCTGCGCTATCGGGGCGGCGATCGGTATGACGGGCATTTTTATGGGTAAAATGGCCAAAAAACAGGCCATACCCTTCGGTCCATTTCTTGCCCTCGGCGCTCTGATGAGTGTCTTTTGGAGTGATAAGATCATCTCAGCCTATCAAACCATTTTTTTCCCTTTCTTGTAA
- a CDS encoding YkvA family protein: protein MKPIVESFYNWYSSKITHPKYRWIIILGTMVYLFSPLDISPDVFPIIGWIDDGIVLTLLTTELSRLVLDYRGRRPGGVKNQTEVSSTTNAVDTDAVEVPLQ from the coding sequence ATGAAACCGATTGTTGAATCTTTTTACAACTGGTACAGCAGCAAAATCACTCACCCTAAATATCGTTGGATTATCATTCTGGGAACTATGGTTTATCTATTTAGCCCCCTCGATATTTCTCCTGACGTTTTCCCGATTATTGGTTGGATCGATGATGGCATTGTCCTCACCCTTTTAACCACGGAATTATCGCGATTAGTTCTTGATTATCGCGGTCGCCGTCCGGGGGGAGTAAAGAATCAAACCGAAGTTTCTTCCACAACCAATGCCGTTGATACTGACGCGGTAGAAGTCCCCCTTCAATAG
- a CDS encoding Calvin cycle protein CP12, whose translation MSNIQDKIQEELENARAVCSTEGATSGECAAAWDAVEELQAEAAHQRQDHPQKTYFENYCDSNPDAAECRIYED comes from the coding sequence ATGAGCAATATCCAAGATAAAATTCAAGAAGAGCTAGAAAATGCCAGAGCCGTCTGTAGTACGGAAGGTGCTACCTCTGGTGAATGCGCCGCCGCTTGGGATGCGGTGGAAGAATTACAAGCAGAAGCCGCTCACCAACGTCAGGATCACCCCCAAAAAACCTACTTCGAAAATTATTGTGATTCTAATCCCGATGCCGCCGAGTGTCGCATTTATGAAGATTAA
- a CDS encoding DUF3177 family protein produces the protein MNQLWFRPLVWIDYRLAVLFTVIIPAILLIWSLFAKIESLQKLLIIYWRVASLLLITVYLMIASWPIGFVTSFLAKILIPISLWFWVDINDEIKDLPASPIKFVTTAWRWAVTIYCPLGAISTLPFLSCAMSGELLNSPYCQVWQEAPWQFREIFHSEATANVLGFFGLVGLSFYTLYFAHFLLIRLGKQGRSALQQ, from the coding sequence ATGAATCAACTTTGGTTTCGTCCTCTCGTTTGGATAGATTATCGTTTAGCCGTCCTATTTACGGTGATTATTCCGGCAATTTTGTTGATTTGGTCTTTATTTGCAAAAATCGAATCATTGCAGAAATTGTTGATTATCTATTGGCGAGTGGCTAGTCTTTTATTAATTACCGTATATTTAATGATCGCTTCCTGGCCGATTGGTTTTGTTACCAGTTTTTTAGCTAAGATTTTAATCCCGATTTCTCTCTGGTTTTGGGTGGATATTAACGATGAAATTAAAGATTTACCCGCTAGTCCGATTAAATTTGTCACCACTGCTTGGCGTTGGGCAGTAACGATTTATTGTCCTTTGGGTGCAATTTCTACCTTACCTTTTCTCTCCTGTGCTATGTCAGGGGAATTGCTAAATTCTCCCTATTGTCAGGTTTGGCAGGAAGCACCCTGGCAGTTTCGCGAGATTTTTCATTCAGAAGCTACTGCTAATGTTTTGGGCTTTTTTGGTTTAGTTGGTCTCTCTTTTTATACTCTCTATTTTGCCCATTTTCTTCTTATTCGCCTTGGCAAACAGGGACGTTCAGCTTTACAACAGTAA
- a CDS encoding DUF7734 family protein: MNIGQQLEQYTLKNPHEVLLVTIAVDGEEEEISIFKGFSSSLTRSTPYDPDIPLIPETARIIRIDRLASPYHPLKPRYIQENLTLEEMQSLLIN; the protein is encoded by the coding sequence ATGAATATTGGTCAACAACTCGAACAATACACCCTCAAAAATCCCCACGAGGTTTTATTGGTGACTATTGCTGTGGATGGGGAGGAAGAAGAAATCTCTATTTTTAAGGGTTTTTCTAGTTCCCTTACCCGCAGCACCCCCTACGATCCCGATATTCCGCTCATTCCTGAAACGGCTAGAATTATTAGGATAGATCGTCTTGCTAGTCCCTATCATCCCCTTAAACCTCGCTACATTCAAGAAAATCTTACCTTAGAGGAAATGCAGTCTTTACTGATTAATTGA
- the egtD gene encoding L-histidine N(alpha)-methyltransferase: MQFKPSNQELLQIEYLATAATGQNMVKDEGKDVIKGLTKTPKSLPSKYFYDRQGSQLFEAICQLPEYYPTRTEAAILQEYAQEIVAYTGTCELIELGSGSSTKTRLLLDAYYRQQKSSKYVPIDVSETILKASAIELQKEYPNLPIQGLIGTYEQALAYCQNPSYNTRMIFFLGSSIGNFSAAECDKFLEKIATVLKAGDYFLLGIDLQKPVAILEAAYNDAQGVTAAFNLNMLSHLNWRFQADFNLDLFSHQAIYNQEQSQIEMYLICQKTHHVHLKKLDLTVNFQASESILTEISRKFNLETMQKDLESKGLKPLKVFTDPENLFGLILCQLSP, from the coding sequence ATGCAGTTTAAACCATCTAACCAAGAACTCTTACAAATTGAGTATTTAGCCACCGCTGCCACCGGTCAAAATATGGTTAAAGACGAGGGAAAAGATGTGATTAAAGGATTAACTAAAACCCCCAAAAGTTTACCATCTAAATATTTTTATGATCGGCAAGGTTCCCAACTTTTTGAAGCAATCTGTCAATTACCAGAATACTATCCCACTAGGACAGAAGCCGCTATTCTCCAAGAATATGCTCAAGAAATTGTCGCCTATACAGGGACCTGCGAATTGATCGAATTAGGTAGTGGTAGTTCCACGAAAACTCGTCTGTTATTGGACGCTTATTATCGGCAACAAAAATCCTCTAAATATGTCCCTATTGATGTTAGTGAAACTATTCTCAAAGCTAGTGCCATAGAATTACAAAAAGAATATCCTAATTTACCCATTCAGGGCTTAATTGGAACCTATGAACAGGCCTTAGCTTATTGTCAAAACCCTTCCTATAATACCAGAATGATTTTTTTCTTGGGAAGTTCGATCGGTAATTTTTCTGCGGCTGAATGTGATAAATTTTTAGAAAAAATTGCTACGGTTCTAAAAGCTGGAGATTATTTTTTATTAGGGATTGATCTGCAAAAACCAGTGGCAATTCTAGAAGCAGCTTATAATGATGCTCAAGGGGTGACAGCCGCTTTTAATTTAAATATGCTTTCCCATTTAAATTGGCGTTTTCAAGCTGATTTTAACCTTGATTTATTTAGTCATCAAGCTATCTATAATCAAGAGCAATCCCAAATTGAAATGTATTTAATTTGTCAAAAAACTCACCATGTTCATCTCAAAAAACTCGATTTAACGGTTAATTTTCAAGCGTCGGAAAGTATTTTAACAGAAATCTCGCGTAAATTTAACCTAGAAACTATGCAAAAAGACCTAGAATCAAAGGGATTAAAACCGCTTAAGGTTTTCACCGATCCTGAAAATTTATTCGGTTTAATTCTCTGTCAGTTATCACCGTAA
- the ovoA gene encoding 5-histidylcysteine sulfoxide synthase, translating into MEKIQAQAPISLNNCSRENILDYFDNAWQLEELLLKSIIKEETFYCNPDDLRNPLIFYLGHAAAFYLNKLQLVNLLKKSPNPDYELLFGVGVDPATPEELNSAIAQIQWPGVAKVWEYRQQVSEIVVEIIKNIPLNLPIHPRHSLWSLMMGIEHQRVHFETSSMLLRQLPLDCLQRPPGWHYAPAFGQAYPNQMVEVSGGMVEIGKPQNSPIYGWDNEYGYRQVQVNNFLVSKYMITNGEFKEFVHDGGYENPCYWDEEAWQWKNHYQVKYPKFWLVDEGGNYQYRAMFDVFDLPLDWPVEVNYYEAIAYCRFQGQGIRLMTEAEWNLVTYGSQKNRCYTLENDNFDDYNLNLKFCSPTPVGMLKNAGNNSEIYDLRGNVWEWLEDDFNPLTDFQPHYLYADNSTPFFNSQHKMMLGGAWVTNGTEILPYYRNWFRRNFYQHAGFRIAQSL; encoded by the coding sequence ATGGAAAAGATTCAAGCACAGGCTCCTATCTCTCTAAATAACTGTAGTCGAGAAAATATACTGGACTATTTTGACAATGCTTGGCAATTAGAAGAGCTGCTGTTAAAAAGCATCATCAAAGAAGAAACTTTTTATTGTAACCCTGACGATTTAAGAAATCCCCTCATTTTTTATTTAGGTCATGCTGCCGCTTTTTATCTGAATAAATTGCAGCTGGTTAACCTATTAAAAAAAAGCCCTAATCCTGACTATGAATTATTGTTTGGAGTGGGAGTAGATCCAGCAACTCCTGAAGAATTAAACTCTGCTATCGCCCAAATTCAGTGGCCCGGGGTGGCTAAAGTTTGGGAATATCGGCAACAAGTCTCTGAAATTGTGGTCGAAATCATTAAAAATATCCCCCTTAATCTTCCTATTCATCCTCGCCATTCTCTCTGGTCATTAATGATGGGAATTGAGCATCAGCGTGTTCACTTTGAAACATCTTCAATGTTACTCAGACAACTGCCCTTAGATTGTCTGCAACGTCCTCCAGGTTGGCATTATGCTCCTGCTTTTGGTCAAGCTTATCCTAATCAAATGGTGGAGGTTTCTGGGGGAATGGTAGAAATTGGTAAACCCCAAAATTCTCCTATTTATGGTTGGGATAATGAGTATGGTTATCGTCAAGTTCAAGTTAACAATTTTCTGGTGAGTAAATATATGATTACCAACGGAGAATTTAAAGAATTTGTCCATGATGGTGGCTACGAAAATCCCTGCTATTGGGATGAGGAAGCTTGGCAATGGAAAAATCATTATCAAGTCAAATATCCTAAATTTTGGCTGGTAGATGAGGGAGGAAATTATCAATATCGAGCCATGTTTGATGTTTTCGATTTACCTCTCGATTGGCCAGTAGAAGTGAACTATTATGAAGCGATCGCTTACTGTCGTTTTCAAGGTCAAGGAATACGTTTAATGACGGAAGCTGAGTGGAATTTAGTCACCTATGGCAGTCAAAAAAATCGATGTTATACCCTAGAAAACGATAACTTTGATGACTATAACCTCAATTTAAAATTCTGTTCTCCCACTCCCGTAGGAATGTTAAAAAATGCTGGTAATAACTCAGAAATTTATGATTTACGCGGTAACGTCTGGGAATGGCTAGAAGATGATTTTAATCCCTTAACTGACTTTCAACCCCATTACCTCTATGCTGACAATTCCACTCCTTTCTTTAATAGTCAACATAAAATGATGTTAGGAGGAGCTTGGGTGACTAACGGCACAGAAATCCTACCCTACTATCGCAATTGGTTTCGCAGGAATTTTTATCAACACGCTGGTTTTAGAATCGCGCAAAGTCTTTAG
- a CDS encoding VOC family protein, with translation MNQPAIFHLAIPITNVSTAKSFYCDGLGCLAGRETEKAIILNFYGHQVVAHVTEMPLTPQNSIYPRHFGLILPDASDWDNLLEQARVNQLQFYLEPKTRFTGEITEHKTFFIEDPFYNLLEFKHYRHYEAIFASRELTAIGDRA, from the coding sequence ATGAATCAACCTGCAATTTTTCATCTCGCTATTCCGATTACCAATGTGTCCACCGCTAAAAGCTTCTACTGTGATGGTTTAGGTTGTTTAGCAGGAAGGGAAACCGAGAAAGCGATAATCTTAAATTTCTACGGTCATCAGGTAGTCGCTCACGTCACCGAAATGCCTCTTACTCCCCAAAATAGCATTTATCCTCGCCATTTTGGTCTAATTCTGCCAGATGCCAGCGATTGGGACAATCTTCTCGAACAAGCACGAGTCAATCAACTACAATTTTATCTAGAACCAAAAACTCGCTTTACTGGGGAGATAACCGAGCATAAAACCTTTTTTATAGAGGATCCTTTCTATAATCTCCTGGAATTTAAACATTATCGCCACTACGAAGCTATTTTTGCCAGTCGGGAATTAACAGCGATCGGCGATCGAGCTTAA